GAACACCTCTGCTTCCATCGGTCTGATCATCCTGGTTTTTCTGCTGGCTCGCGCAGTTGGTGTAGAGGAGTTGATCATCGACGTGTTTGCTGACGATACCAAGACCAAGAAGCTGTACAAGAAGTTTGGATTTGTGGAGGTTGGATCCTATAATTCGCCCTCTGAGGTGACGGTACTGGTCTTACAGAGCAAATCCACCTTGGAGAAGGATAGGTCGCAGCTCAGGCACTTCGTTCGTCCCCTCTTCCAACGCCTGAGGACGATGTTCGACCTCGGCCCGTATAACCAGGCGGTACATCAGGAGATGGATAGAATTCTCAGTGCCGACTCTGAGGAAGAATCAGAAGAGCAGATTGGCTGATCAGGTACTAGATCGCTGAATCAGGCTGACGGGGAGTACAATGCGGCTTTGCCTCTCAGTACTCTCCCAGCCAACAATGGTCTGGATTGCCTGTGCGCAGAGCTCTTCAATCGGCTGATGGATGGTAGAGAGTGCAGGGCTCAGGAGCCGGGCAAGATCAACATCATCAAATCCGATGACCTTTACTTCCGTGGGGATACACAATCCACGCTTATGGCAGATCTGGATGACTTGTGCGGCAATGACGTCACTTGATGCGAAGACACCATCGATGGCCGGGTTGTCAGTGAAGAGTGTGTTGATCAGGTCTGCATAATCAAGCTGGTTGAACTGTCGTTTGCTTGCCTGTACCACATGAAAGGAAACTGAAGCCTTCTCACACCTCTGGGTGAACCCTTGTACACGCTCCTCGCTTGATCTTCCTCCATGTATCATGACCAGATGCTTACACCCTTGGGAGAGTAAATGCTCTGCAGCGAGACGACCACCCATCTCGTTGTCGCACAGAACAGCTGGTACTGAAGGGCTGATGGAGCGCTCGAGGGTAACCACCGGAAGATTGACGAGAGAGCTGACAGCATTCCTGCTCTGGGTGCAGAGAATGATCCCGGCAACCTTGTTTGCCTTGAGCATGTCGATGTATTCGGCTTCCTTTTGTGCATTGCGTTGTGCATTGCAGACAAGGAGCTTCAAGCCAAGGATGGAGGCATGGTACTCCAAGGCGTTGATCACCTCGCTGTAGTAAGGATGCAAGAGGGAGGGGACGATAACCCCCAGCAAGGTGGTCTGCTTCTGGGCAAGGGAACGAGCTACCTCACTGGGGTGGTAGTCCAGCTCCTGCATTGCCTGACGCACTTTCTCCTTTGTTTTTGCACTTAAATAACCCCGGTTGTTCATGACCCTGGATACGGTCGTGACAGTAACGCCTGCTTTAAGGGCAACATCCTTGATTGTAGGCATATTACAACCTCATCAGGGTATGATCCCCTTCCTCAATCGTGAAGGAGTAGGATGCGAAGTCAGCGTTCAGGGTAATGGTTCTTCCCCTGTGTTCCCAGGTAATGATCAAGTGCTCTTCATCAGTGGGTTCCACCATCTGGAAGATGCCATCAAAGGCGGGGTGGGAGGAGCGAAGTTCCATCAGCAGACGGAGAGCAACAACCACTGGTCGCTGGGCTGTCTCATCAACCTCTTCCTTGGTGTAGTAATGACGGTTGATGTTTCTCCCCTCCTTGGTCTTTTCAAGCAGTTCCAGGTCATTGCTTCCTGCGAGCATTCCCACATAATAGATCTGAGGAATACCTGGGCTGAAGAACTGGACTGCTCTGGCAAGCAGGTATGCACGGTCATCTTCTCCCAGGGCGGAGTAGTAGGTGCAGTTGATCTGGTAGATATCCAGATTGTTGTACGTTTCACTGTTGTAGATTCTTTTGACATTCGCCCCATGGTCGTAGAGATGCTCCTTGGTTGCCTCAATCTCTTCGTCAGGCAGAAGGCCGTAGACATCCACCACGCCGATTCCATCATGGGTATCGAGTGTGGTGTATTGGTTTCTGGGACAGATGGCAAACCAGTTCTTCAGATACTGGGTCTGGTGGAAGTAGAGAGCGTGGAGCATCAGCATAGGCAAGGCGAAGTCATAGACAGGATAGCTATGGCTGGCAAGCTTAAGCTGAATGGAGTAGTGTTCATGGATTTCAGGCAGCACATCAGAACCATATTTCTCGACTGCACTCCGGCATTTGGCCAGTAACTGCCAGGTTTCCGGCTCTACGAAGAAACAGTCGGTGTCCTTCTTCTTGTATGCATAGGCAAACGCATCCAGGCGAATGATCTTCGCTCCATGCTGGGCAAGTCTGGCAAGATTCGCTTCCATGAAGGATTCTCCCAGATCAGTCTGTACATTCAAGTCAATCTGTTCTTCGCTGAAGGTGCACCAGAGTTTCTTTTTCTCACCACCGGAGAAGGTAACCGTCTCATAGGGGTCCTTTGGCTTTCGCTTGTAGATCTTCTGGATTTGTTCCTCCGTGGGTTCTCCTCCCCAAAAGGTCTCGTAGTCAATGAAGTAGTCCTTGCTCGGAGAGTCAGGGCCTTCGGCGAGATACTCCTTCAGTAATGGGCTCTTGGCAGAGATATGGTTGATCATATAGTCGAAGACCAGGTCGTAGGTTTCTGCAAGGTGGTCGATATCTTTCCAGGAGCCAAAGGTAGGGTCTACCTCTTCATAGGTGTATGGTGCAAAGCCCCTATCCCCTGAGGAGGGAAAGAAAGGGAGGATATGCAGTGAGGTCAATGCCTTGCTGAAATGTTTGGACAGGATGGTATCCAAGTCGGAAAGATTTGATCCCATTGAGTCGGGATAGGTGATAAGCATGACTCCATTCTTCATAGCTTCCTCCATCTGGTTTGAGACTTTACTATGCAATACCGTATGGTATATGTCAAGCGTTTGACATATTTTTGGGAGGCTTATTTTTCAGGTAATATATCCGATCCAAGTGTACAAGGACGTTACTTGAAAGAACTCCTTAAACTATGGCCCTTAGTGAACTATCTGTATTCCCCAAAACGTATTCCATCACTTAGGGGAAAGAAGTGTAAAAAAGTTCTTGACAGAATTCTTATATAGGGTAAGATTGTTGCATGCAATAAAGAATAGTTGCATGCAACAATTATACCGTGCTACATGGTGTGGCACACTCCTAAGGAGGAGACAATGAAGAAACTGTTGATTTTAGCTGTCATTCTCATGCTTGCTTTCCCTGTACTTGCTAACGGGACGCAGGAAGAGTCTATTGACGCGTATCCCTCGCGGAATGTAAGGGTTATCATCCCTTGGTCCGTTGGTGGAATGACTGATGTTCTGACCCGTCCTGTGGCCAGCCACCTTGAGAAGCAGTTTGGGGTACCCTTTGTTGTTGAGAACAAACCCGGTGGTGGCGGTGTTGTAGGATCACTGGAAATTGAAGAATCCGCCAATGATGGCTATGTCATTGGAACCACTTCCATGTCCACTGTCTCTGCAAAGTATGTCTCTCCGGTATACCCAGACATCCATAATGTTGAGTTGATCAGCCAGGTCATCACCATCCCTGCAACGGTTACCGTCAATGCTGACAGCCCGTTCATGACCCTGCAGGACTTGCTGGACTATGCAAAGGCCAACCCTGGAAAGCTTAAGAATTCCAACTCTGGTTCCGGTGCTAGTGCACATATCTATGCTTCTTACTTTGAAGCCATGGCTGGCATCAAAGTGAATCATATCCCGTATCCTGCTTATGCAGAAGCGGTAACAGCACTTCTGGGTGGGCACGTTGATATGACCAATATCCCACTTCCAGACCTCTCTGCACACGTTGATTCTGGTGCATTGAGACTCCTTGCAATTGCATCTGCTGAGCGTCACCCTTCCTATCCTGATGTACCTACCCTCAAGGAACTTGGTATTGATGTAGTAATGGGTAACTACAGTGGTTTTGTTGCTCCCAAGGGCACCGATCCTGAGAAGGTGAGAATTCTTGACGAAGCAATCGGCAAGGCCATGCAGGACGAGACCATTCGTAAGTTCTTGATCGATGCTGGATATCAGCCTGTCTACCTTAACCGTAATGAGTTCAAGACGGTTATTGCAGATGCTGAGAAGCAGCTTGAGTTCTTGGTCAACGAGCTCGGTGTTGAGTTTGTTGATGACTGATCTGTCTTGAAGACGGAGTAATGAGATATATCGTCCTCAAGCATCGATTGGGGACGATATTTAATGCTAATCTACAGATATTTGGAGAAGTAGATGACTAAAAAAAACATGGATATCCTGGCAGGAATCGGGTTCTTCGCATTTGCAGGCCTGCTTTTCATCGCAGCTGGGTTCATGCCAACCCGTGAAGGTGGTATCGCTGCACTCAATACAGGGTTTTATCCAAGAATGCTTTCCATCATCCTTGCTGTCTTGTCAGTATTGATGATCATTGAAGCTATCCGCAAACAGTATGTACAGAAAGACGTTGAAGCATGGTGGACCACTAAGGCTGCTTTCTCCCTCTTCGCTGTTACGCTTATCCTGCTGGTACTGTACCCCTTTATCATGAAATTTCTTGGCTTTGCCACTGCAAGCCTGATCTTCATTACCACACTCACCTGGATGTTGAGTGACAAAGCACACCGCAGACCCTTGGTTATCGGGGGAATCTCCCTTGCGCTGACTGTAATCGTCTATATCATCTTCAAGATGGTACTTGCCATCCCCTTCCCACAAGGGATGTTGATCTAACACAGAGAGGATTTCACCATGGAATTGTTTTCAATGGATTTATATCTTTCAGGATTGCAGCAATTTACCAACCCAGCCATGTTCCTTTCCTCCTTCCTGGGGGTATTGGTAGGAATTGTGTTCGGAGCCTTGCCCGGACTTACTGCAACCATGACCATTGCCGTATTCATCCCCTTTACCTTTGGGATGTCACCCTATATCTCCTTTGCCTTCTTGTTGGGGCTGTATACCGGAGCTGTGTATGGAGGGTCGATCTCGGCCATCCTGATCAACATCCCGGGAACACCTTCAGCTATCGCAACCAGTCTGGACGGATATCCGATGAGCCAGGCCGGGCGTGCAGGAGAGGCCATCGGTATTTCCACGATTAGTTCCACCATTGGGGGATTCCTCAGTGTGTTTGTCCTGATGTTTGCAGCACCGGCCATTGCCAGTGTTGCCCTGAAATTCAGTGCAGAAGAATATGTAGGGATTACCCTTATCGGGCTAAGTATCATTGCAATCATCTCACCTGGTTCCACCATCAAGGGGCTGATCGCCGGAGTTATCGGTCTGATCATCGGAATTGTTGGCTTGGACCCCATCACCGGATATCCCCGGTTCATCATGGGACAGGCAGAGTTGTTGGAAGGAATCGACTCAATCCCGGTTATGATCGGTATGTATGGTCTCTCTGAGATGCTGGTGCAGATCTCCAGCGCCGAATACAAGGTAACCGTTGAACAGAAGTTGAGTAAGATTGTTCCTCCCTGGAAGGATATCAAGAGAATATTTGGTACAGTAGTGCGATCTTCCTTTATTGGAGTCTTGATCGGTGCACTTCCTGCAGCTGGTGGTTCCATTGCTTCCTTGGTCGCCTATGGACAAGAGAAGCGTCTGGGCAAACGCCGAGACTTGCTTGGTACCGGTATTATTGAGGGAATCGCCGCTCCGGAGGCTGCAAACAATGCAAGCACCGGTGGTGCCTTGATCCCCATGCTTACCCTCGGTATCCCAGGGGATGCGATGACCGCAGTCTTGATGGGTGGCCTTATCATCCAGGGACTTCGTCCAGGTCCACTGTTGTTCCAACAGCAGATGCCGTTCGTCTCCTCAATCTTCATCAGCTTGCTGCTTTCAGTAGTCTTTATGTGCATCCTTGGCTTGCTTGGTGCACGCGTATATGCAAAGCTGATCAGCTTCCCGAAGAAGTATCTCATCCCAGCCATCCTGGTTTTTGGGTTGGTCGGAAGCTATGCCATCAGCAACTCAATCTTTGATATCTGGGTACTCATCATCAGTGGTGTGGTCGGGTTCCTCTTCAGGAAGATCGGCTTGCCCATTGCACCGATTATTCTTGGAATGATCCTCGGACCCTTGTTTGAGAGCAATTTCAGACGTGCCTTGATGTTGAACGAAGGTAATTGGGCTACATTTGTCCAGAGACCTATCAGTCTGTTCTTCCTGGTTGTCGTGGTGGTGGTACTTGCCGGCCCAGTAGTCATGAAGAAACTCAAGAAAATCATTACAAATACCAAGGGAGTATAACGTATGCTTGATGCGAATAGTATATTGCTCAGTTCACTGAAAATTGGAAATCGTACTGCACAGAACCGCTTTGTTGCCCAACCAATGGAAGGGAATGACGGGGAAAATGGAGCAGTATCAGAGCGCGCAATCAAGCGCTATACACAGCTTGCAGAGGGGAAGTGGGGTGTCATCGTTATTGAGGCACTTGCAGTAAAAAGTGATGCCTTGGCAAGAAAGAACCAGATGGTAATCAACAGAGAACACCTTCCGGGATTCAAGAAGCTGGTTTCAGAGATGAAAAAGGCCGACCCCAATGCCCTGATTCTTTTCCAGATCACCCACTCAGGACGCAAGAGTGGCAAGGACTTTTCCCAGCCGACTGCCTTGTATGACCCAGCACCCCATGAGCACTTGCTCACCACCGAGGAAATTGATGAAATACAACGCCTGTTTGTGGAAGCAACCCTGCTCGCAGAAGAGGCAGGTGCCGATGGGGTGGATTTCAAGATGTGCCATGGCTACTTCGGGTGTGAATTGCTTCGTCCTGCAAACCAGAGAGATGACAAGTGGGGAGGTTCCTTCCAGAACCGTACACGGTTTCTCTCTGAGTCTGTGAAGGAACTGAAAAACCGTCTGAAGAACAAGGACTTCATCCTTGGCAGCAGAATCAGCTACTGGGAAGGGATCAAGGGCGGTTGTGGAACAAAGAGCGCTGATGACGCGGTGGAAGATCTACATGAGATGGACGAGGTGATCCGTCTTATGGTCAACCTTGGACTGGATTATGTGAATGTCTCAGCAGGAATTCCTGGGGTAACCAGTGAAATCACCCGACCGACTGCCACCTCCAAGTGGTTCTACCTTCATCAGTTCAGGTATGCCCGAAGGGCGAAAGCCTTGGTCGGGGATGCAATGAAGGTGTTTGGTTCTGCCTACTCTGTCCTCAAGGAAGAAGCACTTCCCCTTGCAGAAGAGAACCTACAGAACGGGGACACAGACTTCATTGGCTGGGGAAGACAGACACTAGCCGACCCACTATTCCCGAAACGCCTTGCTCTGGGGGAGCAGGTGGATTATTGTAAACTTTGTTCGGGCTGTTCAAAACTCATGGTGAAACAGGAGAAGGTGAAGTGCATCATCTACCCTGTGATAAAAGAATAGGTGATTGATGGCATGACAAAGCGAGTAACGGTATATGATATTTCGAAACGGCTGGGACTGAGTCCCAGTACCGTTTCGAGGGTACTCAACAACTCTTCCCTCATCAGTACAGAGAAGAAGGAACTCATTCTTCGTACGGCTGAAGAGATGGGGTACCAAAAACGAGCGATCAAACGACAGAAGGGACGGGCAATTATCAATATCCGCCTGTTTCTGCCCAAGACCCAGTTCAGTTACATCCATCTCTTCTATGATGTGGCTGAATTGATCGAAGGTATCCAGCATGGATTCGGCGAAACTCGTGTGAATATCATTACCAGCTTGAATGATGGCGATCTCTCGCTCTTCGACTCCAAGAAACTTGGGGACATCGATGGGTGCATTTTCGCATTCACCAAACCCTCTGATGCCCTTGAGGAACTTCTGGAAGACCGTTCTGTCCCGTTCATCCTTCTGAACCGTTCAAACCCTGAACATAACTATGTGTTGGTGGATAACCTGGTCGGTATGGACGCCTTGGTGAATGCGATGTACAAGAAGCGGGGGGAATCCCTCAAGCCTTGTTACGTAGGCTTCTCAAAACTCCCTTCAGTAAGTGAACAACGTGAGATGGGAGTCTATAAAGGGTGCCAGGCCCGTAATATTCCCTTTGACCGTGATAAGGATGTGATTATGGTGGACTCTCTCACCGAACTACGTGAGAAAGTACTGCCCGCAATAGAGGAGCACTCCTATAACGGGGTTTTCTGCTTCAACGACCTTATGGCTGTTTCTCTCTACCAAACCGCCCTGAGAAGAAATTGGAGGGTGCCTGACCTGTTTTCCCTCACAGGATTTGACAACTCCCCCATGTTGCAACTATTGGACCAGAGGATCGACACCATTGAGTTCTCACTCCTGAAATTGGGAAAAGAAGCGGGGATGTGGTTGAACGGTCGCATTATCAATCGTTTGGATAATGCAATACAGAAAGCCTTGGAAGGGGATTATATCGTAGGAGAAACAATCTAGATGGTTGATGCAAGTGAACAATATCTATTCCAAGGGTACGCTCTTCCTGTATATCAAACGGGTGTCTTGATCATAGGCTCTGGTGCAGCCTCCCTCTCGTGTGCCATTCATCTGCATCGAATGGGATGCAGCGAGATGCTTATTGTTACCGATAATCGTAATGGGGGTACCAGCCGTAATACCGGGAGTGACAAACAGACGTACTATCGCCAAAGTGATGCCAGCCATGTTCCCGATTCCCCCTACGCGATGGTGGAGTCATACATCCGTGGTGGTGCTACCCATGGGGATATTGCATTTATTGAAGCCCAGAACTCTCTCCGTGCATTCTATAACCTGGTCTCGTTGGGGATGGAATTCCCTCACAACCGCTATGGTGGATACACTGGGTATAAAACCGACCATGACCCAAGTTCCAGAGGGATATCGCTAGGTCCCTATACTTCCAGAGAGATGGTAAGGGTCCTCAGTGCTGAAGTCCAAAGAAATGGTACACCATTGTGGGACCAGTGTGATGTAGTGCGCCTACTTACTGATGAGAATGATCAGATGGTGGGAGCCGTCATTCTGGACAAGACGAAATTGCAAGAGGAAAACCATGGTCTGTCAGTTATTCTTGCCGACCATGTGGTCCTGGGAACCGGTGGACCTGCAGGGTTTTACGTCTCTTCAGTTTATCCAAGAGTACACGTTGGAAGCATTGGTCTGGCAATGGAGATCGGAGCAGAAGCGGCAAACCTGACTGAGTCCCAGTTTGGCATCGCAAGCATCAAGTTCAGATGGAACCTCTCGGGAAGTTACCAGCAGGTACTTCCCCGATATTACAGCACTGACAAAGAAGGGAATAATCCTGAGGATTTCCTCTCTCCCTACTTCTCCTCTTGGGAAGCCCTGACCAATGCAGTCTTTCTTAAAGGCTACCAGTGGCCATTCGATGCAGCAAAAATTCCCGATGAAGGCTCTTCCTTGATCGATTTGTTGGTGTATCAGGAGACACAGGTGAAGGGAAGACGGGTTTTCATGGATTTCCGTGAGAACCTTAGTGGGAAGAGCGAATGGTGTGACTTTTCCAAATCATGTGTTGCTTCCAGTGCCTTGGGGTACCTGCAGACATCCG
The sequence above is drawn from the uncultured Sphaerochaeta sp. genome and encodes:
- a CDS encoding tripartite tricarboxylate transporter TctB family protein; the protein is MTKKNMDILAGIGFFAFAGLLFIAAGFMPTREGGIAALNTGFYPRMLSIILAVLSVLMIIEAIRKQYVQKDVEAWWTTKAAFSLFAVTLILLVLYPFIMKFLGFATASLIFITTLTWMLSDKAHRRPLVIGGISLALTVIVYIIFKMVLAIPFPQGMLI
- the gtfA gene encoding sucrose phosphorylase, with amino-acid sequence MKNGVMLITYPDSMGSNLSDLDTILSKHFSKALTSLHILPFFPSSGDRGFAPYTYEEVDPTFGSWKDIDHLAETYDLVFDYMINHISAKSPLLKEYLAEGPDSPSKDYFIDYETFWGGEPTEEQIQKIYKRKPKDPYETVTFSGGEKKKLWCTFSEEQIDLNVQTDLGESFMEANLARLAQHGAKIIRLDAFAYAYKKKDTDCFFVEPETWQLLAKCRSAVEKYGSDVLPEIHEHYSIQLKLASHSYPVYDFALPMLMLHALYFHQTQYLKNWFAICPRNQYTTLDTHDGIGVVDVYGLLPDEEIEATKEHLYDHGANVKRIYNSETYNNLDIYQINCTYYSALGEDDRAYLLARAVQFFSPGIPQIYYVGMLAGSNDLELLEKTKEGRNINRHYYTKEEVDETAQRPVVVALRLLMELRSSHPAFDGIFQMVEPTDEEHLIITWEHRGRTITLNADFASYSFTIEEGDHTLMRL
- a CDS encoding tripartite tricarboxylate transporter substrate binding protein; translated protein: MKKLLILAVILMLAFPVLANGTQEESIDAYPSRNVRVIIPWSVGGMTDVLTRPVASHLEKQFGVPFVVENKPGGGGVVGSLEIEESANDGYVIGTTSMSTVSAKYVSPVYPDIHNVELISQVITIPATVTVNADSPFMTLQDLLDYAKANPGKLKNSNSGSGASAHIYASYFEAMAGIKVNHIPYPAYAEAVTALLGGHVDMTNIPLPDLSAHVDSGALRLLAIASAERHPSYPDVPTLKELGIDVVMGNYSGFVAPKGTDPEKVRILDEAIGKAMQDETIRKFLIDAGYQPVYLNRNEFKTVIADAEKQLEFLVNELGVEFVDD
- a CDS encoding LacI family DNA-binding transcriptional regulator, with the protein product MTKRVTVYDISKRLGLSPSTVSRVLNNSSLISTEKKELILRTAEEMGYQKRAIKRQKGRAIINIRLFLPKTQFSYIHLFYDVAELIEGIQHGFGETRVNIITSLNDGDLSLFDSKKLGDIDGCIFAFTKPSDALEELLEDRSVPFILLNRSNPEHNYVLVDNLVGMDALVNAMYKKRGESLKPCYVGFSKLPSVSEQREMGVYKGCQARNIPFDRDKDVIMVDSLTELREKVLPAIEEHSYNGVFCFNDLMAVSLYQTALRRNWRVPDLFSLTGFDNSPMLQLLDQRIDTIEFSLLKLGKEAGMWLNGRIINRLDNAIQKALEGDYIVGETI
- a CDS encoding FAD-binding protein encodes the protein MVDASEQYLFQGYALPVYQTGVLIIGSGAASLSCAIHLHRMGCSEMLIVTDNRNGGTSRNTGSDKQTYYRQSDASHVPDSPYAMVESYIRGGATHGDIAFIEAQNSLRAFYNLVSLGMEFPHNRYGGYTGYKTDHDPSSRGISLGPYTSREMVRVLSAEVQRNGTPLWDQCDVVRLLTDENDQMVGAVILDKTKLQEENHGLSVILADHVVLGTGGPAGFYVSSVYPRVHVGSIGLAMEIGAEAANLTESQFGIASIKFRWNLSGSYQQVLPRYYSTDKEGNNPEDFLSPYFSSWEALTNAVFLKGYQWPFDAAKIPDEGSSLIDLLVYQETQVKGRRVFMDFRENLSGKSEWCDFSKSCVASSALGYLQTSGAWAETPYERLQLLNQAAIDMYASNHIDLSREPLEIDVCAQHNNGGLAADIWWESTNIAHLYPIGEVNGSHGVSRPGGSALNAGQVGALRAATRIVGYGTPKAATLQSCKTQINDLIQYIKHVTEDERSNLQEAKILLDTQQSVLQQRMSRSAGPIRAHSLVERALVDAEEQQSLLATITGIPFIYLPKVLRLRHMALAQVWYLYAIKTYLERGGGSRGSYLVVSEEGETPHPLLATYSMVPEERSLRSYVQVIDLDESSSLQCRWDTCREVPSETFWFERVWREYREKSYLNV
- a CDS encoding tripartite tricarboxylate transporter permease produces the protein MELFSMDLYLSGLQQFTNPAMFLSSFLGVLVGIVFGALPGLTATMTIAVFIPFTFGMSPYISFAFLLGLYTGAVYGGSISAILINIPGTPSAIATSLDGYPMSQAGRAGEAIGISTISSTIGGFLSVFVLMFAAPAIASVALKFSAEEYVGITLIGLSIIAIISPGSTIKGLIAGVIGLIIGIVGLDPITGYPRFIMGQAELLEGIDSIPVMIGMYGLSEMLVQISSAEYKVTVEQKLSKIVPPWKDIKRIFGTVVRSSFIGVLIGALPAAGGSIASLVAYGQEKRLGKRRDLLGTGIIEGIAAPEAANNASTGGALIPMLTLGIPGDAMTAVLMGGLIIQGLRPGPLLFQQQMPFVSSIFISLLLSVVFMCILGLLGARVYAKLISFPKKYLIPAILVFGLVGSYAISNSIFDIWVLIISGVVGFLFRKIGLPIAPIILGMILGPLFESNFRRALMLNEGNWATFVQRPISLFFLVVVVVVLAGPVVMKKLKKIITNTKGV
- a CDS encoding LacI family DNA-binding transcriptional regulator, with protein sequence MPTIKDVALKAGVTVTTVSRVMNNRGYLSAKTKEKVRQAMQELDYHPSEVARSLAQKQTTLLGVIVPSLLHPYYSEVINALEYHASILGLKLLVCNAQRNAQKEAEYIDMLKANKVAGIILCTQSRNAVSSLVNLPVVTLERSISPSVPAVLCDNEMGGRLAAEHLLSQGCKHLVMIHGGRSSEERVQGFTQRCEKASVSFHVVQASKRQFNQLDYADLINTLFTDNPAIDGVFASSDVIAAQVIQICHKRGLCIPTEVKVIGFDDVDLARLLSPALSTIHQPIEELCAQAIQTIVGWESTERQSRIVLPVSLIQRSST
- a CDS encoding NADH:flavin oxidoreductase, whose translation is MLDANSILLSSLKIGNRTAQNRFVAQPMEGNDGENGAVSERAIKRYTQLAEGKWGVIVIEALAVKSDALARKNQMVINREHLPGFKKLVSEMKKADPNALILFQITHSGRKSGKDFSQPTALYDPAPHEHLLTTEEIDEIQRLFVEATLLAEEAGADGVDFKMCHGYFGCELLRPANQRDDKWGGSFQNRTRFLSESVKELKNRLKNKDFILGSRISYWEGIKGGCGTKSADDAVEDLHEMDEVIRLMVNLGLDYVNVSAGIPGVTSEITRPTATSKWFYLHQFRYARRAKALVGDAMKVFGSAYSVLKEEALPLAEENLQNGDTDFIGWGRQTLADPLFPKRLALGEQVDYCKLCSGCSKLMVKQEKVKCIIYPVIKE